The following proteins are co-located in the Ensifer sp. WSM1721 genome:
- a CDS encoding helix-turn-helix domain-containing protein, which produces MSIAIMSQLFRAHLGSTGRKMLALRLADFADDDGKGIWPTVRKLSQETELSERTVQRILAEFVDEGLLLVVKKGGSKPGEATRYDFNMAAIARLPSAKSVADGCHGVTHDTVSPVTPATETGDTDDADGCHGVTQTVIEPPIEPSEREGAREGDLKDQDDPAKFVQRVKALEMGRANNPWPGAIASSTAWALQQFEKLTPEERRLAEERRDAYLAECKAQKVKNVALGVYLRDKKFLDVVPSAVKAQAAGAKIPVAPFGPVWAGMRALALLDGPEPVEVPLDVRDRVRQTFEVMRRSSEARALAYLHGKGIGLADGDQLIFPDDFDQAELRRRVVEDGYPRAKELHQQAKGRERGVAEARFEVLADLCEPVPVGSDLFECWRDYHEEEGWPFVPDPGQMPVVYFPKGGPEGLHDFEIAARAALRQERRDDHAA; this is translated from the coding sequence GTGAGCATCGCCATCATGTCACAGCTCTTCAGGGCGCATCTCGGCTCGACCGGGCGCAAGATGCTGGCCCTGCGCCTAGCGGACTTCGCAGACGACGACGGCAAGGGCATCTGGCCGACGGTCAGGAAGCTTTCTCAGGAGACGGAGCTTTCCGAGCGCACCGTCCAGCGCATCCTCGCCGAGTTCGTCGACGAGGGGCTCCTGCTCGTGGTGAAGAAGGGCGGCAGCAAGCCAGGTGAGGCGACGCGATACGATTTCAACATGGCGGCGATCGCGCGCCTGCCGTCCGCAAAATCGGTAGCCGACGGGTGTCATGGTGTCACCCATGACACAGTGTCACCCGTGACACCGGCGACAGAGACGGGTGACACTGACGACGCCGACGGGTGTCACGGTGTCACCCAAACCGTAATAGAACCACCAATAGAACCATCAGAGAGAGAGGGTGCGCGCGAAGGCGATTTGAAGGATCAGGACGATCCGGCAAAGTTCGTCCAGCGGGTGAAGGCTCTCGAAATGGGCAGGGCGAACAATCCGTGGCCCGGTGCGATCGCCTCGTCGACGGCATGGGCGCTGCAGCAGTTCGAGAAGCTGACGCCGGAGGAGCGGCGTTTGGCTGAGGAACGGCGGGATGCCTACCTCGCCGAATGCAAGGCGCAGAAGGTCAAGAACGTCGCGCTGGGCGTCTACCTGCGGGACAAGAAATTCCTCGATGTGGTGCCTTCCGCCGTGAAGGCGCAGGCGGCCGGCGCGAAGATTCCGGTTGCTCCCTTCGGTCCAGTTTGGGCCGGCATGAGGGCGCTGGCGCTGCTCGATGGGCCGGAGCCTGTCGAGGTGCCGCTCGATGTTCGCGATCGCGTCAGGCAGACGTTTGAGGTCATGCGCCGAAGCAGCGAGGCGAGGGCGCTGGCCTACCTGCACGGCAAAGGGATCGGGCTCGCCGACGGCGACCAGCTGATCTTCCCGGATGACTTCGACCAGGCGGAGCTGCGTCGCCGCGTCGTGGAGGACGGTTATCCGCGGGCAAAGGAGCTGCACCAGCAGGCGAAGGGCCGCGAGCGCGGCGTAGCCGAGGCGCGCTTCGAAGTGCTTGCCGATCTCTGTGAGCCGGTGCCAGTCGGCTCCGATCTCTTCGAGTGCTGGCGAGACTATCACGAGGAGGAAGGCTGGCCGTTCGTGCCAGATCCCGGACAGATGCCGGTCGTCTATTTCCCGAAGGGCGGCCCGGAAGGACTTCACGATTTCGAAATCGCCGCACGCGCGGCACTGAGACAGGAGCGGAGAGATGACCATGCAGCGTAG
- a CDS encoding transcription termination/antitermination protein NusG, with the protein MTMQRRIFTGSPIALQGRERFEDRMRRITERSLRAASMKFTEKNPESARWYCLLVKRGREFDVENSLREANVEAFMPRERVIKVRHGRKIEGDIPYFPSYMLVRCVPSPEAFLGLRRHKNVLDIVGGATGYHIVRDENVAMFKRVCEGAEVPRIATDKTFQQGDSADIVLGPFAGFMCIVTAVKWCRQAKASVRIDVHGRPFDIDSMPLAFLKKL; encoded by the coding sequence ATGACCATGCAGCGTAGGATCTTCACCGGTAGCCCGATTGCGCTGCAGGGCCGCGAGCGTTTCGAGGACCGGATGCGCCGAATCACAGAAAGAAGCTTGAGGGCTGCCTCCATGAAATTTACCGAAAAGAACCCCGAATCGGCTCGCTGGTACTGCCTGCTCGTGAAGCGGGGCCGAGAATTCGATGTGGAAAACTCTCTGAGGGAGGCAAACGTCGAGGCATTTATGCCGCGCGAGCGGGTCATCAAGGTCCGTCACGGACGGAAAATCGAGGGCGATATTCCCTATTTCCCGAGCTACATGCTGGTGAGATGCGTGCCGTCGCCCGAGGCTTTCCTCGGCCTTCGGCGGCACAAGAATGTGCTCGATATCGTCGGGGGAGCAACGGGCTATCACATCGTCAGAGACGAGAATGTTGCAATGTTTAAAAGGGTTTGCGAGGGGGCCGAGGTGCCGCGCATTGCGACGGACAAGACGTTCCAGCAAGGCGACAGTGCCGACATCGTGCTCGGTCCCTTCGCCGGCTTCATGTGCATCGTCACGGCAGTGAAGTGGTGCCGGCAGGCGAAGGCGAGCGTCCGCATCGACGTGCATGGGCGCCCGTTCGACATCGACAGCATGCCTCTTGCGTTTTTGAAAAAGCTGTGA